The genomic stretch TCCTGCTCGTACTTTTTCTTGGTCGCTGTTGATAATGCAATTTCCAGCGCTTCAAAAATCTTCTCGCGCGGGAGGGATTTTTCATTAGAAACTGCTTCTACAACAGCCAGAATCTCTTTGTTCATCCTAGTTGCCTCTTCCAAACTCTTTAAAAGTGGGGTACCAGGTTCGCTTTCTGGATGTTGCTCAGTGCGAACACTTCATCTTTCCCTTCCACTGTCACCGTGATCATTTCGCCTTCGACAGCTTTGATAATACCCTGCCATTTGCGACGGTTCTGCACAGCCATTCGCAGGACAATGCTGACTTCGTCACCGAGGAAACGTTGATAATGTTCAGCGGTGAACATAGGACGATCAAGGCCTGGAGAGGAAACTTCCAGGTTATAGGCGACGGTGACTGGATCTTCTACGTCCAGCACAGCGCTCACCTGGTGGCTGACATCAGCACAATCATCAACATTGATCCCGGCGTCACTATCAATATAGATGCGCAACGTCGATTGGCGAGCCCGAACGAACTCGATGCCCACCAGCTCAAAGCCAAGTGCCTCGACTGGTGCTGAAATCAGCTCTGTTAATTTTTGTTCTAATGTGGACAAGCCCACCCCCAAGACATAAAAAAAGGGCTAAATAGCCCAGTGATTCTGTTGCCAAATAACAAAAAACCCCGATAAATCGGGGCTTTATGAAACTGGACCCTATTTGCCGCACAGGCGGCTTCGGTGCAACTTTCGCAAAGTATTATTTTCAAATTGAAGCTTTCAAATTGGAACTGCAGAACATCACAGGAAGATACTGAAAGTCTATTTGAAATAAACACTTAGGGAAAGTGGTTGCGGGGGCCGGATTTGAACCGACGACCTTCGGGTTATGAGCCCGACGAGCTACCAGGCTGCTCCACCCCGCGTCCGAAAACGTGGCAAATACTACGCCGATAACCGCTAAAAAGCAAGTTATCATAAAGATTGGTACCGAGGACGGGACTTGAACCCGTAAGCCCATTCGGGCACTACCACCTCAAGGTAGCGTGTCTACCAATTCCACCACCTCGGCACTCTTTTTCTCACAACCGCTCATACTGTCCAAGCACAAGCCATCGTTTAAAACTCTGCTTCTTTTGATAAGAAGTTTACTGCTTAGTGAGGAACGTCACTGTTAGGCGCTGCTGGAGCGGCCGGTGCAGTTGTCTGCTCAGTTTGCGCTGGCTGACTTAAGTTTTCCCACTCACTACCTTTTTGGCCTTTATTGGTACTCATGTTCCCAAGAATCAAACTAATGATAAAGAACAGTGCTGCCAAAATGCCTGTCATGCGGGTCATGAAGTTACCGGAACCACTCGAACCGAACAATGTGCCAGAAGCACCTGCTCCGAAAGAGGCTCCCATATCAGCGCCTTTACCCTGTTGCAGCATAACCAAAGCCACAAGGCCGATTGCTACGATAAGGAAAATCACCAGAAGAGCGTCGTACATAGTAGTACCTGTATCCTCGCGGGTTCACCGCATGCCAATTGCTTCTCACCAATTTAGCAGGTCACTCAAGGACCCACTGAAGCGGGTGTGAATACTAACCAAAGCCGTATTACCGCGCAAGGGCAATTTTCATCAGATTGTTTGTTTGCGGAAAAAATCGTCAAATATCCATCAAAACAACCAAAGTGATTCATTTTACGCCGCCTTGCGGATAAAAAGTGGCGGCGTAAAAAATGAAAATTTACTGTTTTTTATTGGCTTACGGTTTTACTGCTTTAACCGCATCAGCGATACGGTTGGCCAGTTTTTCAACCAGCGCCGCGTCTTCACCTTCTACCATAACGCGCAGCAACGGCTCTGTACCTGATTTACGCAACAGTACCCGGCCACGGCCACCCAGTTCTTTTTCAACTTCGGCAGTCACTTTTTTGACATCATCAGATTCAAGTGGATCGTGTTCACCGGCAAAGCGGACATTCACTAAAATCTGCGGCAGCAGTTTCATGCCACTGCAAAGGTCATGAAGCGTCATATGGTTGCGCACCATTGCTGTGAGCACTTGCAAACCTGCCACGATACCGTCACCCGTCGTGGTTTTATCGAGCAGGATAATGTGGCCTGAGTTTTCAGCACCAATCCGCCAACCTTTTTCCTGCATTTTTTCCAGCACGTAGCGGTCACCCACTTTCGCGCGGGTGAAAGGGATGCCCAGCTGTTTGAGAGCCAGTTCCAGCCCCATATTGCTCATCAGCGTGCCCACTGCACCGCCTTTCAACTGACCCTGACGTAAGCCTTCGCGCGCAATGATGTAGAGGATCTGATCCCCATCAACCTTATTGCCTTCATGGTCGACCATGATCAAACGGTCACCGTCGCCATCAAATGCCAGACCGAGATCGGCTTTTTCCGCCAGAACGCGTTTCTGGAGCTGACGCACATCTGTCGCACCGCATTCTTCATTGATGTTCATGCCGTCGGGCTCGCAGCCGATCGCGATTACTTTAGCGCCCAGTTCACGCAGTACGCTCGGCGCGATGTGGTAGGTTGCGCCATTGGCACAGTCGACCACAATTTTCAGGCTATTCAGGCTCAATTCCGTCGGGAATGTGCCTTTGCAGAATTCGATGTAACGACCTGCAGCGTCAACGATACGGCTGGCTT from Rahnella sikkimica encodes the following:
- the rimP gene encoding ribosome maturation factor RimP, with the protein product MSTLEQKLTELISAPVEALGFELVGIEFVRARQSTLRIYIDSDAGINVDDCADVSHQVSAVLDVEDPVTVAYNLEVSSPGLDRPMFTAEHYQRFLGDEVSIVLRMAVQNRRKWQGIIKAVEGEMITVTVEGKDEVFALSNIQKANLVPHF
- the secG gene encoding preprotein translocase subunit SecG; the protein is MYDALLVIFLIVAIGLVALVMLQQGKGADMGASFGAGASGTLFGSSGSGNFMTRMTGILAALFFIISLILGNMSTNKGQKGSEWENLSQPAQTEQTTAPAAPAAPNSDVPH
- the glmM gene encoding phosphoglucosamine mutase, with the protein product MSNRKYFGTDGIRGKVGDSPITPEFVLKLGWAAGKVLARHGSRKVIIGKDTRISGYMLESALEAGLAAAGLSASFTGPMPTPAVAYLTRTFRAEAGIVISASHNPYYDNGIKFFTIDGTKLPDDVEEAIEAELEKPLTCVESAELGKASRIVDAAGRYIEFCKGTFPTELSLNSLKIVVDCANGATYHIAPSVLRELGAKVIAIGCEPDGMNINEECGATDVRQLQKRVLAEKADLGLAFDGDGDRLIMVDHEGNKVDGDQILYIIAREGLRQGQLKGGAVGTLMSNMGLELALKQLGIPFTRAKVGDRYVLEKMQEKGWRIGAENSGHIILLDKTTTGDGIVAGLQVLTAMVRNHMTLHDLCSGMKLLPQILVNVRFAGEHDPLESDDVKKVTAEVEKELGGRGRVLLRKSGTEPLLRVMVEGEDAALVEKLANRIADAVKAVKP